Part of the Syngnathus typhle isolate RoL2023-S1 ecotype Sweden linkage group LG17, RoL_Styp_1.0, whole genome shotgun sequence genome is shown below.
GTGAACACTTTAAGTGACACCTTTCTACGTCACCCAATGAGTCCAACAACAAGCTTTTATTTTATCTTAATGTTTCATTCATTCCATTAACAGGAAATCAGACTTTTTCTCACAATGACCCATTTCTCCAGCTACAGCTACTTTAAAAATTGGGACGAGTTAGGTtgttttagaaataaaatagaCGTGAGTCTGCATATCAATCTGAATTTATATATAACCCAATTAAGGTAAATAAActaaagttgactttttttttatgtgggggaaaaaaaggaacttATTTTCTTGATGTGAACTCATCCTTCGTCATTGTGGTAGAAACATTTTGTCCTCAGTGTGAGTGTCCTGTAGTCCAGACTTGCACCAAGCGTCATACAtgagtgtataaaaaaaaaaaaaaaatccccctcaTCATCATGTTgtggatgatttttttatttctattatcACATGCCTTTAATCTGTTTTTCAGATAACAGCGACTTGATAGCATGTATGGTGGTCAGTAAAGATGGCGGCCAGGCTCAACGATTCCTCGCTGTCGATGTTTATCAGATGAGTTTGGTGGAACCAGAAACCAAACGGCTCGGCTGGGGTGTTGTCAAGTTTGCTGGCCTATTGCAGGTATTTCCTTGTCTGTCATCTACTTATTATAATCTGCGCGTGTTTCCTGTCAAAGTAaaaaggtgtgttttttttccctcgttaCATTACTTTTCATTCATTGCTCAATCCAACCAAATCAATTTAATCTAGCTCCCTTCGTGGTACCATATAAGGAAAAAAAGCCGCAAACGGAAATGAGCATTAGTGTAAACAAAAATGTCGTCAGTGCTGTGCTCAATGGGTCGATCAAACTTTATTTCCAGAACGCTTTTTATACACATGGAGAAAGAACAATAATTTCACAGCATGGAGTTTTCGCAATAGCTTTGACCTGTTTTACCGAATACAGAAGTTGATTGCGCATAACCTCTTTCATCCAACCACAAAATTGTTGCGAATGAAAATGCTGAGTGGTGAGTAACCATGGAAAACTAACCACAATGGCTGGTGCGCTTAAAATGTCAAGCTCGAGTTGTTTCTATCTTTCACCAAATCCACTTTGttatcatcccccccccccccccccccccccccccatcatcaGGACATGCAGGTGTCTGGCGTGGAAGACGACAGCCGAGCTTTAAACATCGTCATACACAAGCCCAGTTCCAACCCGCATGCCAAGCCGCTGCCCATCCTACAGGCCAACTTCATCTTCGCCGACCACATCCGCTGCATCATCGCCAAGCAAAGACTCGCCAAAGGCCGCATTCAAGCCCGACGCATGAAAATGCAAAGAATATCAGGTGAGAATGCGCCGGTTTCAATATCAAGCTCGTACACGGATTTAACGTCACAATAGGCTCTTTACTGGAAGTCACGTGTAGCAtaaagaaagtgaaagaagacCTAATCACTTCATTACTCGAATTACAGCTCTCGTTAGATCCACTGATAATCTCGAGTGATTCGTCGTACTCGGGGAAACGTACCTATGACCTTTTCTTCGCTGTCGCACTTCTATTTGAATGAAGTTGCGCAAGATAAAGAACATCTTGTTTCGTATCCAAACCGCCATTGCCCAACATCCACCGCTAGACATTTTGTTCCATACCAGTACTGTACCAGCAACAATCAACACGAGGCACTTTTATGAGTCATATCTCCTTCCTTCTTTTCATTGTCAGTTCTGTCAATTTTTGGCAGCTGATTAAATCAGAAAAATGTGCTCGATTTAATAAAAACTAGCGAGTACAACCGTCATCACCCCGAACAATAAATTTATAAAGTCATCGAGTTGAGTTTTTCTAAGCGCCACTAACCTTTGCAGTTCACTTGCTGGATCTTTTTACATTCTGTCACATTTCATCACACAGCTCTTCTAGACTTGCCTGTGCAGCCAAGTACAACTGAGGTGCTGGGTTTCGGACAGACCGCCAACGCCTCCCCCAGCGGCCTCCCTTTCCGTTTCTACGAGCAGTCAAGGCGAGCGCCCAATGATCCCACAGCCAGCAGAGCAGTCTTTGGCTCAGTTGATAAAGTCCCAGGTAAGATTGTGATGAGCAGCAAATCCATGTGTTTTGGCAACTGTGTGTGAACAAATATGTGGGTCCTTCACAGGCTTTGCCGTGGCTCACTGTGTGTCGCAACACACACCCTCTCCTCTGTCCTCCCCTTCGACTCCGTCCAGTGGGAGTGGAAGCACAGGACGATGCGACTCGGTTACCACGAGCACCATTTCAGCTCAGAGCCCCACAGGTAGAACAGTCTTGCATATACATTCCCGTGAAATGTACTACGTGGGTACACAAGAATTATATTGAAGCAAAAACCCTAATACTAAAGGGTCTCCCAGGTAAGAACTTAATAGGTTCCTAGAGGCTGTTTGTAAAGTGGATTGTTTGTAAGTTGAGACTGAAAAATACTCTGGTGCGGGAAAGAGGAGACACAGGAGGTgtttcgcaaaaaaaaaaatatatatatataatataaatatatattatatgtatatataaatatatactatatatatgtatttgtatatatatataaaatgaatGTGCTCTTCATTATTTAAAGAGCAAAGTACAGAAAAAACAATataagaaatatatataaatacaaggTTTATAAACAATcattatgaataaataatactaGATCATAAAGTCTAGAAGCCTGAAAgagcgaggaaaaaaaagagaaggactCTTCCAATTCTAAACTGGTGCCTTTTTCCACCGAAAGATGACGGCACATTTTTGGAAAACACTCCTCCGTCCTCGTCCTGCGGAGAAGGCGAGGGAAGCGTCGGGGACTTAACGAGCACCCCCTCCACCCAAGGCCCGCCGCCGACCTTGGCGCCCAGCCTCACCCCGGCCTCCCAACCCACAATCTCCCTCCTCACCGACAGCAACGCCGACAACCTGAGCGTGGAATCGCTGACGTTGCTGCCCCCCGCGGACTCGCCGCACCTCCACCCCTGCGCCAATCCCCTCGCTGCCCCCGCCTCCTTTCTCATGAGACTGGATGAGCAGAGTGATGAAGAGAAAGAGGAGGCGAGGAAAGGAGAGCAAGAGGCAGAAGTCTCGCCGATGGAGCACACTGAGGCGGATGGGACTTTGAGAGACATGGAGGCGCTCATATCCGTAGTCGAGGATCCACTGGGTGAAGATGAGTCAGAGGAGAGGCGAGACTCACCTCagctggaggaagaggaaaCACAAAATGGAGAAAAGCACACGGAAACACCTAATTCACTGGAACTGGACTAACAACCCTGGCACACTTGAACAAATTCCCCACTCATCCAGACGTCATTGACGTGTCGAAGCACCCGGCTTGGCAGCGGGCCATTCGCGTGCCGTAACCTGCAGGTCATGCATGACGTCTACAAAGGCCTTTCCGTTTTCACACAAAGACAGCCTGTGGAACGGAACCGGTGGCAGACTCAAAGCACATTTGAGGGTTTCACACACATGAGTTTTTGCGCACGTATCCAAGCGTGTAaccagcagcttttttttttagtaactcCCAATTGACGGGATTGTCACATGCGATACTGCTGATGCAAGATTTTAAAAGATCTATTTTTTAAGTCTTACGTTCACATAACCACTGAAGTTTTGTCATTCACACGCTGCTGCACAAGCCTTTTATGCACTATTGTGTGCGCAGTCTCAATTCATTCATCTTGGATGTACTGTACACGTGCTGCGTCTGAATTAGGAGAACTTCTAACATCGAGTGAATTGGAGATTCAGAGCCAACAAAGTCCAACTTCCTTGGAATCTGTTTCACAGCTTGAGTTTTTTCCTGGAGAAATGTTACAGCTGAACGTGCTTTGTCACGCCACATCTGCTAAAGTCATCTCTGgttctgaatgttttttttgtcatgtgcTTTACATTTGGGAGCCTGCAGGCATAATAAGACGTGAAAGAGTAAGAATTGAGTGGCTTAACCATTCTCATTCCTCTAATAGCTTGATTCGACCTTACTAGAATTCGCAAAGCTTCacatgaccacaaaaaaaaaaaaaagatgctcatCAGAACTTATGACAGTGCGGAGCAGATCTGTGCCTACGGCAATAAACAAGTTTTTGTGAAGGTCAAAAACGAATGTGACGCACAACTTAACCCTCCTTATTACCACGTTAACTTTACCTTTGGCTTTTCAGCCCCGTCTCATCTTCTGTGCCATccatctggctttttttttctcccccccccatcCTAAATTCTTCCCAGTTGAATTAGTAATTGTGAAACTGAAAGCAATACTcttctctcaccctcatctcgcTGCTGTGAATAGCACCAGAGTGAtcatgtttaaaaagaaaaagagacttTAAAACACAAAATGCTCCCGTGGCACTTTTGTTCTCCATCTCGAAGATGTGTCGCCTTGACTACATGCCATTACAAGCTGCCATTTCGTATCTgattgtagtgtgtgtgtgtgtgtgtgtgtgtgtgtgtgcgtgcgctgtAAATGCTTCTGCCTTTTAAACATGTAAGTATTGTTAATGACTTTGAAAGAGAGGAATAAATAAAGAGCTGCAATAAATTATTCTACCTAACAACACTGTGACATTTTTGGTTTGGAAATACAAACACAGTCCAAAATGAATAGCGAACAGTGACATGCGTGTCAGAGAGCACGATGACTAAAGTGTTTTCTAACCGTATCGCTTTTCCTGTCTTCaaggaaatgtgtgtgtgtgtgtgtgtgcacgtgtgtgtgtgaacatgtTCCGGGCACTCCAATGACGTGTACTACACAAGAGTGGTGTCACCATGAGACTGAAGTTTTGACTTTGCTGATTCTACACAGTTAAGggaagagataaaaaaaaaaaaagaagttggtTAGCTCAAATAAAAAAGACTTGATAAGCActtatcaacaacaaaaaatgttgaACATTCTTTCCACGTCATGCTCAAGGGAACCTCTGGAAGAACATCTGAGTTATTCTATtgctcaaggttttttttcagTCTGATTGTCTGTGTttcaagtttttaaaaaaactctTATACACACTAGAGTAGAAAATCCCTTTTAGGTTTACCTAGactaaaaaaagtatttagtgatttttttcccaGTACATGTTGCTTGCACAATGCTCAGTGTAGCTTGGTGTGGGATTCATTTTGGAAAACCTGAATGAATGGATTGTACAAATAACATTTGCGTGCGCACTTTGGCAGGACTCTCAGCTGGTTATCACTGTTTGCCATGAGCATGGTGGTTTCCATTGTGGTCTTTTTGGCGAGTAGTCAACTGTGCTTTGTTATCTTTGCTTGTTCCTGTTAGTTGTGATTAAATACAAAGTCAATGGGTACATCAGATAACGGTGTTTGAGTGATAATTTGATCAGAGACTTAGTTGAATTCCGGGTCCTCTTTCTGACATATTTGACCCCGAGTTTTTTGGCTGCAGTAATGTCTCAAAAAGTTTACCATAAAAAATCCTTATAGCCCAAAATGGTTGCATCAAATCCAGTCACAAATTACAAAATGTCATTAAATGCGACCAGGAGTAAACTAAATTTAATTTTAGTGAAAAACTAAATTTGCCTTCTGTCCTTAAGGTCCAGATCGGAACCCCCAATGGACTGTTTATGGCCCTTGAGCCTaatgtttgacacccctggtttaaatgCTTTATATTTTTCCATGAAGACATACTTGAacagtaacatttcattttctgcTACTGTATAAACAGTTTACTGTTTTTTGTAACTGAAGCGCTGTTACACCTATTATAAAATGCACTATATAAAGTTATACTGTATTATTCAAAATGAACCCTACCTTTTGTCTCTAGATAATTGCCCCAAAAAGTTTCCCACTTCCTTCTGAGATTTCAATCTGACTTTACCTTCATTCATAATACTGTCGAGTTCACACTTACAACTTCTTACGATAAATGTGTCATAGTTGATTACCGCTAAAGTAGCCACACCCGTCTGGCTCTTTGCTCGCACATGAATCGGTGTGATGAGTTTTTTTGTGACCCTCCCTGTTCTTTGGCAGTgccattttacaattttttctttttctcccacaCAAAGAAACACAAGACAAAGCAAGCACTTTCAGTttgtttaattaaaaacaatatataaaataataaccaTTTTGGACAAATGTATCTGCCTGGCAGACATAGCTGAACTAGAGGAAAATATTAGAGATAATATTAGAGTAGTGCAGTGTGCTACAGAATTTAATCACGTGGTAACAGTGGCTGCTTTCAAGCGCTCCCGCCACCACGCCCGAGTATTCCGAGAAGTACGGAGGAAAGTGCACAATACTATTATTATAGTCCTTCCACATAGTCTGTTCTTCAAGTAGTCTTCATCCACTTCATCTCTGGGTTTAATGTCTTTTTGTGTCCTTATGAATGGAGCATCATTTGTTAAAGTGGAGTGAAAGGAGGACAGTGCAGTGCCACAGACTTTCTCTAGGTGGCAGCCTCCTAATGAGAGCGTTAAGGTCAACCGTAACAATGTCATAATTTGTAAGGGAATTCCAACAGAAAACCTTGCGCCACGTTGGTGAGGGGCAGCTCGGAAACCTGCGTCCCTCCGCCGCAGAGCTCCATGATGCGCTTCCTGCAAAGCTCTTGCAACGTGGGCTCCCATTTCCTGTACGGGACCCTCAGGCTTTTCTTGGGGGAGTTGGTGTAATGCTCCAAGAGGGCAAAAAGACTGGGGAAAGTGCGCTCGTTGCCGGACAGTGAGAATTTCTGCCGCTTGTAGTCGAGGCGGACGCTGACCGGCCCGGTCTTGGCTTGGTAGGACAGTGTGAAAAAAACATCCTTCTGCCGGCTGTCCCGGATGAGGTAGCTGCCCAGCGGGGCATCCTTCAGCATGCGGTGGGCCTCCTCTACTCCTAGAGGACCCCAGTAGAAGCCGCTCAGCTCCAGTCGAGCCGCTGTGTCCGTGATGATCCTGCAGTCTTCCATGCATTTGAACGTGGGGAAGTGGGTTAGGTATTTGCATGGGGTCGAGGCAGACTTCTGCTTGGGTTTCGGAACAACCCGGGACTGAAGTTGCGCCAACTCGGCAGATTCTGAGCTCGAGGAGCCTGACAAGTGGTGCTTGCCGTCTACCGCACTGTTGGCTACCATCCTCCAGGAGGTCGCAAACCCTCTCCCATTTCTGACCACGACAATGGCATCCTGGATAATGAAACAGGGAACATTGTCATACATTGATTAACAATTTCTCAAAAATGCAGATTTTCTTAAGAAATTGgatttgagggaaaaaaagatgaagcCACTGTAATAGTATCTATATAATACTACAGACTAGTTTGAACATTTAATTCAGTGATTCTTTTAcgtgccactagagggcgccccaggggtgtcaaactcattttggggggggggctgcattgtagtcatagcttctttcggagggccattatgactgtcaacccaaataaatgtatgagcacctcatattatatacagtaaaagctacaaaacaaactcgttttcaaatcagacgagtaaaaactggtcaaataaaaaataaaaataaacattattaaaagtgaagacaatttgcaattctagtaatgacacgcaaatttgatgcacaatttgtcttcccgggccgtatctggcccccgggccttgagtttgacacctgtgccttgAGACATATTTTGAGACCCATTACAGCCTCTGATATTACCCAATCAGACCTAATATTAACTCAAACTGGTTCAAAATGCAACAAAGTATTAATGTTATGATTGTGGAGAGGCATTTCTAGTACTGTACTATCTTTGGCCACTTTGGGCATTTTTGAAATAACTTGGACAGTGTCAATAGTGGGATTATCTTCGGTTCAGGAAAAGAATTGGATATAGTTGCTTATAAAGTGTCCAAACATGCCCGAAAGCAAAGCACAAAGGCAATGCAAGGTTGCATTTTTGTacaaatattgttttatttttaactgtCAGCCGTCTTGTTtgcatcaatttttttttattattaaattgcATTTACTTTTGCAAGATTTCTAAACTGTGTTACAGccgcgttttttttccaaattacgGTTGGAATGGTAAAAAACAAAGGTCGGTTTGTCGATCCTTTGACCCCGTCTACaagccccaaaaaaagaaagagaaaagatCAAGCATACATTTATATCCAGGATAAGGTCTTACCGTTTTGTTTCAGTTTAATCCCAAAAGTGAAGATAAATGTGCGTCTTTGCGTCTATCTCTTACAGCGCAACTTGAAACATCGAATGGTTACCAAACGTCTCTGTCCCTTTTTATATGCCTTGACTCTTGCAGCCCCGCCTATAATAAACCAGTCTACCGAGTCAGAAACGAAAGTGAAACTGCTCTCTCTTTTCATTTCAAGCGGTGCGTTTATTGGAAATTCTTACCGCAGACGCACGTGACAGATGCGCGTATACTGTATTAAGAGGCACGTTTGTCATGTGGTTTTTTTGGTTGGTTGTATATATTCATGCTTTGCTGTTTTTACTTAagcatatttatttaaatgtgctCTAAGACTTTTGTGCAAGGATGTTTTTCAAGGATGATAAATACATCCCCGCAATTTACCAATTTTTTGTCGTCCCATGCACGAGTAATTAAGTAGCTATACcttaaaagagaaaataaaaaaataaaaatactaataaaatATGCATGGAGCACTTTTCACATACTTATTGGCACAACCGAATGCTGGAATTTTGGCCGTAGAAACAGAAAATAACTTGAAAACGCcacggaaaaaaaatctaaatattcAAGTGAGTCTGACATTGGCAACGTAAGATGGCCGCCGGTGGCTTCACTCCTCCCTTGGCAAGTAAACAGCATTGTTAATCCATTCTTTACATATATCTTTGCTTATACCTTTTGATTGCGAGAAATAAATATACACGATTAATgtctttacaaaaaaataaatgtcattaaatattatatatataatattataaatgGCTCTATTAAGCATTTTGTTTCAGAAGTGTGCACCAAGCTGGTAGCCTTTTGCATGGTTCAGTAAGCTCTAAGTTTGCAAAACGCTGGTGATGGCTACTTTAATGTTTGCCCCAGATTTAAGGTATGAATGTATGAAGATGTGAGTCAATAGTCCACCTAACAATTTGTTTATAATACATATCATCAATATTACTCATTTACATGAGGTATGCATGAAAAGGCCGTTGGAAACACACGATGCCGCTCCGGATGTGATCTCGGCTGTGTTTACCGCGTACATattgtattgtttatttttattccttAAGTTTCATTTCTGTGAAACAGGGAGAGACACCGGAGAGTCTTTTTTGCAGTGCATGAGCACACACACCAGTGTGGTGGATTTGTTCAAAACACTGCAGAGAAGAAGTCCAATGCAGGCGTTACAATTGAAATGCAATAAAGAAATGAATCTCTGCAATGATCATAAATTACAATTCATAAGGTATATCAAGAATTTTGTGCTGCATCATACAAATCTCAGTTAGCCACTCaaacatatttttaaatgaGTAGCTCTCTGACAGTGTCATTAATACCAAACATGATCAGCTGTATTTTGTCTCATAGAAAAtat
Proteins encoded:
- the socs1a gene encoding suppressor of cytokine signaling 1a, with the translated sequence MVANSAVDGKHHLSGSSSSESAELAQLQSRVVPKPKQKSASTPCKYLTHFPTFKCMEDCRIITDTAARLELSGFYWGPLGVEEAHRMLKDAPLGSYLIRDSRQKDVFFTLSYQAKTGPVSVRLDYKRQKFSLSGNERTFPSLFALLEHYTNSPKKSLRVPYRKWEPTLQELCRKRIMELCGGGTQVSELPLTNVAQGFLLEFPYKL